TCGCGGCCACCCTCGCCCGCCACAGCGCGACGGCGTCGGGGGCCGGCGTGCAGAGCCCCTCGCGTCCCGTCCGCTCGGCCGCCGACGGCCACGACCCGATCATGGTCGTCCAGCGCGACACCGGGACGATCCTCCTCTACGGCGGCATCGCGCTCGGCGCCTTCGCCGGCTCCGGCGCGGGTCTGGCCGTCCTGCTCGTGCTCACGCGGCGGGCGCGCAGACGGCAGCGGGAGGAGGACGACGCGCTGCCGCCGGCTCCTTGGCCGACGGGCCTGCCGACGTAGCATCGAGGTATGCCGCCCGAGCAGTCCCGCACCCCGAAGACGGCACGGACGCCGTCCGGCCTCCGGCGGGCGGGCCCGCGGGCACTGCCGCTCGGCGCGTCCGCCCGGCGCCCGCGCGCGCGGCCCTGGAGGGCGTCCAGAGGGCGCGCCGCCGCCGCGCAGGCGGCCAGGGAGCGGGCCGAACTCGAGCGGGGCGTCCGGTTCCGCTCGCTCTACCTCACGATCATGGGTGTCGTCCTCGCCGTCGCGGCGGTGAACGTGCTGCTGGGATCGGTCGGGCTGATCCAGGAGAACAGGTCCCGGCCGCTCACCGACGCCGAGCGCGCCCGCTACGTGGCCGAGGACGTGGCCAGGCGATGGCGCGCGTGGCCGGCCGGGATGGTCTTCCCCGAGGAGTTGCCCTACACGGCGCTCGGCCGTGCGCAGCAGTACGCGCATCGGGTCGGCATCGCCCCCGAGGCGGACTGCGCGGCCGCGGCCGACTCGCCGGTGGCGTCGGTGCTGCGCAAGTACGGCTGCCAGGCCATGCTGCGCGCCACCTACGTCGACCAGACCTCGACGTTCGCCGTCACCGTGGGCGTCGCCGTGCTGCCGAGCGAGCAGGCCCGCACCGACGCGGCCGGCGAACTGCCCGTGGACGACCGGGTGGGCGTACGGCCGGTGGCCTTCTCCGGCACGGTCACCGACACCTTCGGCGCGGCCCAGCGCCAGCGCACCGGATGGGTGGGCGCGGGGCCGTACATCGTCTTCTCCACAGCGGGGTACACCGACGGCAGGACTCGTGCCTCCGTCCCCTTGGAGGAACAGGTGAACAGCGAGATGTGGCCCGTGGCCGAGACCGTGGCCGGGCGCATCGCGCGCGCCCTCGGAGAGCCCCCGGACGTCCCCCGTTGCACGCAGGGGAACGTGTGCTGAGGCCGGCCTCCGTCTGCGCGGCGCTGACCGCCGTCCTGCTGGGGGCCGGGCCGGCGGCCTGGGCGGCGCCGGGCGGCGAGGACGCGACGTGGGCGCTCGACGCCGTCGGCGCCGCCGCCGCGTGGAAGGTCAGCAAGGGCGCGGGCGTGACCGTCGCCCTGCTCGGCGCCGGGCAGCCGGACACCGGCCTGCCCGAGCTCGGCGACCGGGTCGAGCGCGGGCCGGACATGACGGGCACGGCGTTCGGCGACGAGACGGCGAAGTCGGGCGACGACGCGACCGCGATGGCCTCCGTGATCGCCGGGAGCGGGCGCGGCGGTGGAATCTCCGGGGTCGCGCCGGAGGCGCGCGTGCTGTCCCTGCCCGTGGTGGCCCCGCGGCCGCAGGGCGGCTCCGTCGATCCCGAAGGCGCGGCGGGGGAGTCGCAGGACAGCCCGATCGCGCGCGGCATCCGCTACGCGATCGGCCGGGGAGCCAAGGTCATCTGCCTGCCCGTCCCCGTGTACGCCGTGGACCGCGCGGAGCGGGACGCCGTCTCCTTCGCGCTGGCCAGGGGCGTCGTTCTCGTGGCGGCCGCGGGGGACGCGGGCCGGTCGCCCTACGCCCGGCAGAACGGCACCTCCTACTGGGCCTTTCCCGCGGGCTACCCCGGGGTGGTCGGCGTCGCCGCCGCCGACCGCCGGGGCGCCAAGACCGCGGGCAGCAGCGACAACCTCTCCGTCCTGGTCGCCGCGCCGGGGGACCGGGTGCCCGCCGCTCTCGCCGGCGGCCGCCACGGGACCGTGTCGGGGACCGGAGTGGCCAGCGCGATCGTCGCGGGGACTATTGCACTGATAAAGGCCAAATATCCGGATTTGTCGCCGGAATTGGTGTCGCGCG
The window above is part of the Microbispora sp. ZYX-F-249 genome. Proteins encoded here:
- a CDS encoding S8 family serine peptidase encodes the protein MLRPASVCAALTAVLLGAGPAAWAAPGGEDATWALDAVGAAAAWKVSKGAGVTVALLGAGQPDTGLPELGDRVERGPDMTGTAFGDETAKSGDDATAMASVIAGSGRGGGISGVAPEARVLSLPVVAPRPQGGSVDPEGAAGESQDSPIARGIRYAIGRGAKVICLPVPVYAVDRAERDAVSFALARGVVLVAAAGDAGRSPYARQNGTSYWAFPAGYPGVVGVAAADRRGAKTAGSSDNLSVLVAAPGDRVPAALAGGRHGTVSGTGVASAIVAGTIALIKAKYPDLSPELVSRALTSTSRPHPAAGYDDKVGFGVVDAAAALRKAGELTGYGRASAVQDDAHFGKGPVSRGPARPGPDPVRLWIYGIAVLLGIGGFCVGAVALLRR